In a genomic window of Methanorbis rubei:
- a CDS encoding MFS transporter, protein MQAAYQYTIREMRMVLIAAALASFLSPFLGSMVNVAIPAIGITYTATAESLAMLSTAYLISSVVFMVPAARVADLIGRKKIFLAGIFILAVSSILAPHSPTIEVLILCRILEGIGVAAITSNSIALLSAVYPPQKRGAVIGYAVSAVFLGLSAGPILGGFMTQMFDWHSIFYFVVVLCIVAFIAVWFSISHDIRESAGEPYDYLGTFVYMLLIISIVLGLINLPELWAVGLFAVGVCIFLPLFFFTEKRTAYPVFAIRLFDKNPVFTRGNIATVINFGATYAISFFLSMYLQFAGLLTPVQAGVVLVAMPFTQMIFSPLAGKISDKIEPRYLTTAGMLVMSVGLCVLLQLGEVPNLPALIATLMVMGFAVALFASPNNNMILGSVQRHDYGSANSIIGTMRQMGMVLSMGLATCFISIYLGTTTNMAGNLDAFLDAMHWSFFCGMIFCLIAAVLSFTCKTGTASK, encoded by the coding sequence ATGCAGGCGGCTTACCAGTACACCATTCGGGAGATGCGAATGGTGCTGATTGCTGCTGCGCTTGCCTCGTTCCTCAGTCCGTTTCTTGGTTCGATGGTGAACGTCGCAATCCCTGCGATAGGAATAACCTACACCGCAACCGCTGAGTCGCTCGCGATGCTCTCAACAGCGTACCTGATAAGTTCCGTCGTGTTCATGGTGCCTGCCGCCCGGGTTGCAGATCTCATCGGTCGCAAAAAAATATTTCTCGCAGGAATTTTTATTCTCGCCGTCTCCTCAATCCTCGCGCCTCACTCACCGACCATTGAAGTCCTGATCCTTTGCAGAATATTGGAGGGAATCGGCGTTGCCGCGATCACCAGCAACTCAATAGCCCTTCTCTCTGCAGTCTACCCGCCGCAGAAACGCGGAGCGGTAATCGGGTATGCGGTATCCGCCGTGTTCCTCGGCCTGTCCGCAGGCCCGATCCTCGGCGGCTTTATGACACAGATGTTTGACTGGCACAGCATCTTTTACTTTGTTGTCGTGCTCTGCATAGTTGCGTTTATCGCGGTCTGGTTCTCCATCTCGCATGATATCAGAGAAAGTGCCGGCGAGCCGTATGACTATCTGGGCACGTTTGTTTACATGCTTTTGATCATCTCAATCGTGCTCGGTTTGATCAATCTGCCTGAGCTTTGGGCAGTCGGATTGTTTGCCGTAGGCGTGTGCATTTTCCTGCCGCTGTTTTTCTTCACAGAGAAGAGAACCGCATATCCGGTGTTTGCAATCCGGCTGTTCGACAAAAATCCGGTGTTCACCCGCGGCAACATTGCAACGGTGATAAACTTCGGAGCAACATATGCGATCAGTTTTTTCCTGAGCATGTATCTCCAGTTCGCAGGACTTTTAACACCGGTTCAGGCAGGGGTTGTGCTTGTTGCGATGCCGTTTACCCAGATGATCTTTTCCCCGCTGGCAGGAAAAATCTCTGATAAGATAGAACCGCGATATCTCACGACCGCAGGAATGCTGGTGATGTCGGTTGGCTTATGTGTTCTTCTCCAGCTTGGAGAGGTACCCAACCTGCCAGCACTTATTGCAACGCTTATGGTGATGGGCTTTGCCGTGGCGCTTTTTGCATCCCCGAACAACAATATGATCTTAGGGTCGGTGCAGCGTCATGATTACGGCAGTGCAAACAGCATTATCGGAACGATGCGGCAAATGGGCATGGTTCTCTCCATGGGTCTTGCGACCTGTTTCATCTCGATTTATCTGGGAACCACCACCAACATGGCGGGAAATCTTGATGCGTTTCTTGATGCGATGCACTGGTCGTTCTTCTGCGGAATGATTTTTTGTCTGATCGCTGCCGTATTGTCGTTCACCTGTAAGACAGGGACCGCATCCAAATAA